GGAGATCGCCCCGCGCGTCGAGTCGGCGCGACGGATCCAGGAGCGTGCCGCCTGTCAGGAGGAGCCGGCGCGGCACCTATGCTCCTCCCTTCGCCGCTTCTGCCAGCTCCGGCCGGCCGCCGGCCAGCAGATAGAGCACCGCCATCCGGATCGCGACTCCGTTAGTCACCTGGTTGAGGATCACACTGTGCGGCCCGTCCGCGACGTCGGAATCGATTTCCACGCCGCGGTTCATCGGACCCGGGTGCAGAATGAGCACGTCGCGCGGCGCGCGCGCCAGTCGCTCGCGCGTCACCCCGAACACGCGGTTGTATTCGCGCAGCGACGGAATGTAGCCTGCGGTCATCCGCTCCAATTGCAATCGTAGAATGTTGAGCGCTTCCGCCCACTCGATGGCTTCCTCGACGCGCGAAAACACCGTCACTCCGAACTCGCCGATTGCCCACGGCAAGAGCGACCGCGGACCGCACACCGCCACCTCGGCGCCCATCTTCTTGAGGCCCCAGATGTTCGAGCGCGCGACACGCGAGTGGAGCACGTCGCCGACGATGCACACGCGGCGTCCGGTCAGCACGCCGAAGTGATCCCGCAGCGTGAGGAGATCGAGCAGGCCTTGCGTCGGATGCTCGTGCGTGCCGTCGCCCGCGTTGATCACGCTGCTCTCGATGCGATCGGCCAGAAACCGCGCCGCGCCCGAGGCGCCGTGCCGGATCACGACCATGTCGATGCGCATGGCCTCGAGGTTTCGCGCGGTGTCGACGAGCGTCTCGCCCTTCTGCACGCTCGACCCCGACGACGCGACGTTCACCGTGTCGGCGGACAACCGCTTTTCGGCGAACTCGAACGAGATGCGCGTCCGGGTGGACGCCTCGAAGAACAGATTGACGATCGTTTGACCGCGCAGCGCCGGCACCTTCTTGATTGCGCGTTCCGAGATTTCCTTGAACGGTTCGGCGGTGTCGAGGACGAGTTGGATTTGCTCCGTCGTGAGCGGCTCGAGCCCCAGGAGATCCTTGCCGAGGGCGCTCGTCACTCGTCGCCGTCCCGTCGCGCGATGACGACGCCGTCCTTCCCATCCAGCTCTTCGACGAGGACATCCACCCGGTCGCGCGGCGCCACGTTGATCTTCTTGCCGACGACATCGGCGTGGATCGGCAGCTCGCGTCCGCCGCGATCGACTAACACGGCGAGGGCGATGCGGGCCGGTCGGCCGAAGTCCGCCAGCTCATCGAGGGCGGCGCGCACCGTCCGTCCCGTGTAGAGCACGTCGTCGACGATGACGACGAATTTGTCCTCGAGATCCCAGGGCAGCTTGGTCGCTCCGACGACGGGTCGCGGTCCCACGGTCTGGAGATCGTCGCGATACAGCGTGATGTCGAGGGCGCCGCGCGGGATGTCGACATCGTCGCGGGCTTTGATCGTGGCGGCGATCCGCTCGGCGAGCTGCACGCCGCGGCGCTGAATGCCGACGATGATGAGGTTGTCCGTGCCGTCGTTCAGCTCGACGATTTCATCTGCCATGCGACGCAGCGTGCGATCCATCGCGCGCGCGTCGAGAATCGTGGTTGGACTGGGCATGTCGTCCGAAGCGGGGACTTGGACAGCGGCCTGCTTAGACCCTGCGCCACATGCGACGTCGGGACCGGACGGACGTTAACGGGGACGCGGGGTCGAAGCAACCCGCGCATCGTGGGTTCCTCGCTTTGGAGACGCGGACTGAGCGGTCGACAAAACGCAATGCCCCTCCGGGCAGATACTCCGGCGGGGCGTTCGGAGAGTTGATCGCGCGAGGACCAGGTCTCCTCGACGAAGGGTCCGAAGGATAACAAACAGGATGCACGTGATGGGGAGGATCGCTGCCACGCGAGGGAAGGTGCGTTGTTCGCGCGCGTGGCCTACACCAGGAACGTGAACGATGATGTTTGGACCTCCATGGCTGCGATTTTCCCCATCCCTAACATCCTTTTCGTTTTCCTTTGAACCGTTCGTCGTAAGGACTCGGCTAGCGCATGGACGACGCCTCCGACGACCGATCTCGCGAAAAGGTTTCCCGTTCGCGACAAGATTCACCATTCGCTTTCGATTTTGACCCGACCTTGACGCCGTGTGACAGAGTCCGCTCGAAACCCTAACGGGGTCTCAACCTCCACTGGGCGGGCCGATCGTAGTGTGAGTACCGAGGCCGCCGACCACGCTGACCGGCGAGCGGCAGGCCCGCCATACGACCGGGAGGAGACATGCGTCGCCCAACAATCGAATCGCCGCGCGCTTTCGCGCTGGTCGCTGCCGCGACCCTGCTGGCTGCCCTTCCCGCCGCCGCCGCGGCGCAGCAACTCGCTTCCAACGTGCCCGACAGCCTGGAAGTCGCCACTCTCGCGCCGACGCCGATCCGCAGCGACGCCGATCGCGCCGCGCGCGAGACCCACCCGTCGTGGCGCGGTCACGCGGACGGCAGGTTCAAGGGCACGGTAACACTGACGCTCGAGCGCATTGGTGTGCCGGAGAGCGCCATCGATCCGGCGTGGCCGGTGCTCGTGCGCTGGGAGTACGAGGGCCGAGATCCGTCCAAGTCGTTCACCGCCGAGCTGTTCGGAAGCGGCACGGCGAACGGCAAGATGCTGCTGCACGGTGTGATCACGAGCGGCTATCGTGCCGGACAGGAAGTGGAAGTGAACGTGGGTGGCGGTGCGGGCGCGAAGGCGACGATGGCCTTCGTCGATCCGAGCGCCGCGCAGTAGGTCGCATTCCGCCGCCTAACGGCGGCTCGGTTGGGTTCACGCGCCGCCGGTTCGTGTCGCGCTCTCCCCCGGAGCGATCACGAATCGACGGCACGTGGACTTTCCTTCCGCTCTTCCTTGAGAATGCGCGTCACGAACCGCCAGCGTCGCCACGGCAGCACGATCGCCTGCCGCGTCGCGCGCTGCACGCGCCGGCCGATCTCCCGGCCCAACGTCGGATGCGGCCGCGGCGGCTCGACCAACATGTCGTTCGTCTGCAGCACGCAGTGCACGTACTGGTTGCGCATCCAGACGTCCTCGAGCGAGTAGTGCCGCAGCGTGAATCCCGCCGCGCCCGCCTCCGCGAGCAGCGCCGGCAGCTCGATGACGTTGTCGATGATCTGCAGCTCCTCCGGCCGGTCGCGCTCGAGAAAGCGCTGGTACTGCGGACTCGGATAGGTGAGGATCAACACCGCGTTGGGCGCCGCCAGCGCCTTGAGCCTAACGAAAAGCCCCGGACGCTCGGCGTCGGGAATGTGCTCGACCACGTCCACCATGGTGATCACATCGAGCGCGCCGCCTGTACGCGCTGCGATCTGCGCCGTGTCGTCCAGGATGTCGGCGGCGAAGAACGTCACGTTCGATTTCCGCACCGTGTGCGACGCGTACCAGACGTTGCGCGGGCTCAGGTCGATCCCCCACACCCGTCCGGCGCGCGCCCGCGCCGCGATCCGCTCGGTCACGATGCCGATGCCACACCCGACGTCGAGCACACGGTCGTTCTCGTGCACGTAGGGCTCGATCCGTCGCGCCGCTTGCTCGATGCGCTGGTTGCCGAACAGGCGATATTGCACCATGCGCGATTCGAGAAACTCATTATAGAAAGCGCGAACGTCGGCGCGACCGTCCATTGAGACCTCTCGGTGTCACCTGCGGCGCGCGATGCGCCAGATACGCTGCCAGTGAACCGAAAACGCGCAAGACATGCGCCCCCGCGCGCGAAGACGTGAAGATCCGAAGAAGAAGCGAGCGCGGCACCTGCACGCATCTCGTGCGCAGGGTACGGGTTCAATGTGGCGCACGGTTCCCATGGCTTGCATCTACGTTCATGAAGACGCCGACAAGGCAGGACACAACCGACACGACACGAGCAACACCAAGCGTTGATTTTTTTGTCAGTGCATTGTCCGTTGTGTCCTGCTTGTCCGCATCTTCATGAGCGTAGCACTCTGCCACTCCGGCCTGCAACGAGTCTCATCGGGATACCGGACCAAACTGTACCTCTACCGTGAGCAGCGCATGCTTGACGCTGACACGAGACGGCCTATCGTCTCTCGCCTGTCATTGTTGTCGAGTTCCACTCGAGCGGCTCGAAGCCCGCAGGAGAGCGCACATGGTTGACGTCTCGGTCGAGGGAGATCGCGTCCGTTTCGACGTAGACGGATGGGACAAGATGTGGGCGCTGAAAAGCCGGCTGGAGATTCCGCTCGAGCACATCACGTCGGTGCGCGTGGATCCCGAGCCCGCCCGCGGCTGGTGGCACGGATTCCGGATGCCCGGCACGCAGATTCCGGGTGTGCTCACCGCGGGCACCTTCTACCAGCACGACGGCGCGGTGTTCTACGATGTGCACGACCCGGAGCACACGATCGTGATCGAGTTGGACCACGAGCACTACCGGCGGTTGGTCGTCGAGGTTGCCGATCCCGCCGCCGCCGTCTCCCTGCTCGAGGATGCGATACACGGCCGCGTGTGAGCGAATGCGCAGGCGGGTGACCGATCTCCGCGCACGACGGAAAGGCCGACAAAATGAAACTGGGGCCAACGTTCGTTAGCCCCAGTTTCATTCTGTCATCCGTTAGACGGCGAGCAGTTCTGCGCTAGAGCTGCGCCCGCCGACCACCCGTCACCAGCCGCACGATCCAAGTGAGAATGACCGCGCCCAAAATCGCGATCAGGATCGTGTAGATAACCCCGCCGCTTCCCCGGAATCCCAGCGAGCGCATGATGAATCCACCGATGATCGCGCCGATGATGCCGACCACGATGTCCATCAATGCGCCGTACCCGGATCCTTTCATCAGCTTGCCGGTGAGGTAGCCCGCGATCAACCCCACGATGATCCACCACACGATTGCCATTGCAGTGTCCTCGGTTGAGGGAAACGAGCGTACGCGGATCCGGCCCAGGTAGCCGGCCTCCGCGGGGCTACTCTCGCACAAGTTGAGCCGGACCGAACCGGCTCGCAAGCCGCGCACACAACAATGGGCAAGACCGGCGGTCCGCTGGCTGAAATACGCCCCGGCGCTGTCGCTCACACATCGGGCGAGCCATGGTCCCGCTCTTGCCCGTCACGCGCTCTGTCCAATGCAGGGAGGCGGCATCGGACGTTGTGCCTGCCTTCACGCTTCGTGTACGCGTCTTCAGCGGAGTCTGCAGCTATGCGTGTGTCCATAGTCGTTCCCAGTCTCATGCTCGCCCTGGGCGCCGCCGCGGCCGCCCCGTCTCAGGCCCGCGCGCAAGTCGGGCTCGGCGTTGGCGGCGGTTTCACGTTCCCGGTGAGCTCGCTGAGCA
Above is a window of Gemmatimonadaceae bacterium DNA encoding:
- a CDS encoding aspartate carbamoyltransferase catalytic subunit; this encodes MTSALGKDLLGLEPLTTEQIQLVLDTAEPFKEISERAIKKVPALRGQTIVNLFFEASTRTRISFEFAEKRLSADTVNVASSGSSVQKGETLVDTARNLEAMRIDMVVIRHGASGAARFLADRIESSVINAGDGTHEHPTQGLLDLLTLRDHFGVLTGRRVCIVGDVLHSRVARSNIWGLKKMGAEVAVCGPRSLLPWAIGEFGVTVFSRVEEAIEWAEALNILRLQLERMTAGYIPSLREYNRVFGVTRERLARAPRDVLILHPGPMNRGVEIDSDVADGPHSVILNQVTNGVAIRMAVLYLLAGGRPELAEAAKGGA
- the pyrR gene encoding bifunctional pyr operon transcriptional regulator/uracil phosphoribosyltransferase PyrR is translated as MPSPTTILDARAMDRTLRRMADEIVELNDGTDNLIIVGIQRRGVQLAERIAATIKARDDVDIPRGALDITLYRDDLQTVGPRPVVGATKLPWDLEDKFVVIVDDVLYTGRTVRAALDELADFGRPARIALAVLVDRGGRELPIHADVVGKKINVAPRDRVDVLVEELDGKDGVVIARRDGDE
- a CDS encoding class I SAM-dependent methyltransferase; amino-acid sequence: MDGRADVRAFYNEFLESRMVQYRLFGNQRIEQAARRIEPYVHENDRVLDVGCGIGIVTERIAARARAGRVWGIDLSPRNVWYASHTVRKSNVTFFAADILDDTAQIAARTGGALDVITMVDVVEHIPDAERPGLFVRLKALAAPNAVLILTYPSPQYQRFLERDRPEELQIIDNVIELPALLAEAGAAGFTLRHYSLEDVWMRNQYVHCVLQTNDMLVEPPRPHPTLGREIGRRVQRATRQAIVLPWRRWRFVTRILKEERKESPRAVDS
- a CDS encoding GlsB/YeaQ/YmgE family stress response membrane protein → MAIVWWIIVGLIAGYLTGKLMKGSGYGALMDIVVGIIGAIIGGFIMRSLGFRGSGGVIYTILIAILGAVILTWIVRLVTGGRRAQL